In the genome of Leeuwenhoekiella sp. MAR_2009_132, one region contains:
- a CDS encoding nitroreductase family protein, which yields MSLLEDLQWRYAAKKMNGEQIPQEKLDYILEAARLAPSSSGLQPYKIFVISNRDLLAKIKEVAWGQSQVIDCSHLLVFAAWDGYSNERVTEVFNYTMDERGLPHSTMDDYKATIMGLYEPLGKEWQADHASKQSYISFAMAIAAAAEQKVDATPIEGFLPPKVDELLGLENSGYKSTLLLTLGYRDADNDWLVNMKKVRTPKEDFITEIK from the coding sequence ATGAGTTTATTAGAAGATCTACAATGGCGCTATGCTGCTAAGAAAATGAACGGTGAGCAGATACCGCAGGAGAAATTAGATTATATATTAGAAGCGGCGCGACTTGCACCGTCTTCATCGGGTTTACAGCCCTATAAAATATTTGTAATCTCAAACAGAGATTTGCTTGCTAAAATAAAAGAAGTAGCCTGGGGTCAAAGTCAGGTTATAGATTGTTCTCATTTACTAGTTTTTGCTGCCTGGGACGGGTATTCTAATGAGCGTGTGACTGAAGTATTTAACTATACGATGGATGAGCGCGGATTGCCACATTCTACTATGGATGATTACAAGGCAACTATAATGGGTCTTTATGAGCCTTTAGGTAAAGAGTGGCAGGCAGACCACGCTTCTAAACAAAGTTATATTTCTTTTGCTATGGCAATCGCAGCAGCGGCAGAGCAAAAAGTAGATGCAACTCCTATTGAAGGATTTTTACCTCCTAAAGTAGATGAACTTTTAGGCCTTGAAAACAGCGGTTATAAGAGCACACTTCTTCTTACGCTAGGCTATCGTGATGCAGACAATGACTGGTTAGTTAATATGAAAAAAGTGCGTACCCCTAAAGAAGATTTTATCACCGAAATAAAATAA
- a CDS encoding winged helix-turn-helix transcriptional regulator: protein MNLENNITCSQKIRAIHDTMDVLSGKWKVSIIACLCYQGMRYSELLREVKGISGKMLSRELKDLEMNKLVERVVEDTKPISVYYKITPYGSSLKELTDTIAAWGLAHRELVKI, encoded by the coding sequence ATGAATTTAGAAAACAATATTACCTGCAGTCAGAAAATACGTGCTATACACGATACTATGGATGTTTTAAGTGGAAAATGGAAAGTATCAATAATTGCATGTTTATGTTATCAGGGAATGCGGTATTCTGAATTACTACGCGAGGTAAAAGGAATCTCGGGAAAAATGTTAAGCAGAGAGCTTAAAGATTTAGAAATGAATAAGCTTGTAGAACGCGTGGTTGAAGATACTAAACCCATAAGCGTATATTATAAAATTACGCCCTACGGGTCTTCTTTAAAAGAACTTACAGATACCATTGCTGCCTGGGGATTAGCCCATAGAGAACTGGTAAAAATATAA